The Apis mellifera strain DH4 linkage group LG8, Amel_HAv3.1, whole genome shotgun sequence genome contains a region encoding:
- the LOC413619 gene encoding RNA polymerase II subunit A C-terminal domain phosphatase SSU72 — protein MPASNSISVAVICSSNMNRSMEAHAFLSKKGFNVKSFGTGDKVKLPGNAPDRPNIYDFGTSYDEIYNDLLSKDKQYYTQNGLLHMLDRNRRIKPKPERFQLSKDKFDILITCEERVYDQVIECMESRTQEDSQPVHLINIDIQDNHEEATVGSFLICELVTVLANSEDLDNDIDELLHEFESKFARTILHTVLFY, from the exons ATGCCAGCATCAAATTCTATCAGCGTAGCTGTAATATGTTCTAGCAATATGAATAGAAGTATGGAAGCCCATGCCTTCTTAAG taaAAAAGGCTTTAATGTAAAATCTTTTGGAACTGGTGATAAAGTCAAGCTTCCTGGAAATGCACCTGATCGTCCTAACATATATGACTTTGGAACTTCTTATGATGAAATCTATAATGATCTTTTATCAAAAGACAAGCAATA CTACACGCAAAATGGGTTGTTGCACATGTTAGATAGAAATCGTAGAATAAAACCAAAACCAGAACGATTTCAATTATCcaaagataaatttgatattttaattacatgtgAAGAACGTGTATATGATCAAGTAATTGAATGCATGGAATCTAGAACTCAAGAAGATAGTCAACCTGtacatttgattaatattgacATTCAGGATAATCATGAAGAAGCTACAGTGGGATCATTCCTTATTTGTGAATTAGTCACTGTG ttGGCAAATAGTGAGGATTTAGATAATGACATAGATGAACTACTTCATGaatttgaatcaaaatttgcaagaacaattttacatacagtacttttttattga
- the LOC551834 gene encoding large subunit GTPase 1 homolog produces MGKKGKIKSGNLGKSLIRDRFSSSRNKRNVDSSMLHTTELNDGYDWGRLNLQSVTEENSFQEFLSTAELAGTEFHAEKLNIKFVNPKSGIGLLSKDEKEKVLESQKKNKTLLKIPRRPKWDSSTTAHELQSKEREEFLEWRRSLSMLQETEGLMLTPYEKNLEFWRQLWRVVERSDIVVQIVDARNPLLFRCEDLESYVKEVDSKKMNIILINKADFLTEEQRQIWAEYFTNIKLKVAFFSAILAVEKEKIKDIIEEDYSENEQNSDIENDDSDKSLYTSEFASESEYESADDGSNNTNIENEKKINCKDNKNNINDLKISEKKTNKKNIEDNTEIKNSSELLSRDQLVLFFKTIYKGETYTKGITTIGLVGYPNVGKSSTINALLMDKKVSVSATPGKTKHFQTLFLDKDLLLCDCPGLVMPSFVCTKAEMIIHGILPIDQMKDHVPSITLLGTLIPRHIIEDLYGIMIPLPLEGEDSDRAPTAEEILNAYGYSRGFMTQNGQPDNPRSARYLLKDFVNGRLLYCVAPPTIEQKKFHTFPPRKRIISENKHLPPRTVRANKGSKITPEDVDKVFFQNNISNIHVKGVIGKMHSLCRSSSNDIGSITGSTQSLLLEEKPWKKINKHSNKKKREKTRRLYAHLDQH; encoded by the exons atgggtaaaaaaggaaaaataaaaagtggcAATTTAGGAAAATCTTTGATTAGAGATCGTTTTAGTTCGtctagaaataaaagaaatgttgaTTCATCTATG CTTCACACCACCGAATTAAATGATGGTTACGATTGGGGACGTCTCAATCTTCAATCTGTCacagaagaaaattcttttcaagaatttctttCTACTGCAGAGTTAGCAGGAACCGAATTTCATGCCGAGAAATTAAACATCAAATTTGTTAATCCAAAAAGTGGAATCGGATTACTTtcgaaagatgaaaaagagaaagtgtTGGAgtcacaaaagaaaaataaaacacttCTGAAAATACCAAGAAGGCCAAAATGGGATAGTTCTACTACAGCTCATGAATTACAAagcaaagaaagagaagaatttttagaatggaGACGTTCTCTTTCTATGTTACAAGAAACAGAGGGATTAATGTTAACTCcatatgaaaagaatttggaattttggaGACAATTATGGAGAGTAGTAGAACGCAGTGATATTGTTGTACAGATAGTTGATGCGAGAAATCCACTCCTCTTCCGTTGTGAAGATTTGGAATCATATGTTAAAGAAGTAGATTCTAAaaagatgaatataatattgattaataaagcAGATTTTTTAACAGAAGAACAGAGACAAATATGGGCagaatatttcacaaatattaagttaaaagTTGCATTTTTTTCTGCCATATTAGCagttgaaaaagagaagataaaagatataatagaagaagattattctgaaaatgaacaaaatagtGACATAGAAAATGATGACAgtgataaatcattatatacttCAGAATTTGCTTCAGAAAGTGAATATGAAAGTGCAGATGATGGTAGTAATAATaccaatattgaaaatgagaaaaaaataaattgtaaagacaataaaaacaatataaatgatttaaaaatttcagaaaagaaaacaaataaaaaaaatatagaagacaatacagagataaaaaattcatcagaATTGTTAAGTAGAGAtcaattagtattattttttaaaacaatttataaaggTGAAACATATACAAAAGGAATTACAACAATTGGTTTAGTTGGTTATCCAAATGTAGGTAAGAGTTCTACAATAAATGCCTTGTTAATGGACAAAAAAGTATCAGTATCTGCAACACCAGGTAAAACAAAGCATTTTCAAACACTATTCTTGGATAAGGATCTACTTCTTTGTGATTGTCCTGGATTAGTAATGCCCTCTTTTGTTTGTACAAAAGCTGAAATGATTATACATGGTATACTGCCAATTGATCAAATGAAAGATCATGTACCTTCAATTACATTATTGGGTACTTTAATACCAAGGCATATTATAGAGGATCTTTATGGGATTATGATACCTCTACCATTAGAAGGAGAAGATTCTGATCGTGCTCCAACtgcagaagaaattttaaatgcttATGGAT atagtAGAGGTTTCATGACACAAAATGGACAACCAGATAATCCACGCTCCGCACGATatcttttgaaagattttgTAAATGGTAGATTGTTATATTGTGTTGCACCACCAAcaatagaacaaaaaaaattccatacaTTCCCTCcacgaaaaagaataatttctgaaaataaacatttaccGCCTAGAACGGTGCGCGCGAATAAAGGAAGTAAAATTACGCCAGAAGATGtagataaagtattttttcaaaataatatttctaatattcatGTAAAAGGAGTGATTGGAAAAATGCATAGTTTATGCCGATCTAGTTCTAA cGATATAGGATCAATAACTGGTTCTACACAGAGTTTGTTGCTTGAAGAAAAACCATGGAAAAAGATTAACAaacattcgaataaaaaaaaacgcgagAAAACAAGAAGATTATACGCTCATCTTGATCAACattga
- the LOC413618 gene encoding uncharacterized protein LOC413618: MSANTQFANPPPAISLPNMSVPPPATPNLSAPPPNLTTINTSGSYQHRYTNHRDGARGFFKPFRPYHAPKIVAAGQDTLQDEFDGKRLRKSVMRKTVDYNSAIIKSLENRVWQRDYRDRRALQPDVMYYPDLLPPPSYVDNPINAVTTRFVKTATNKMRCPIFCMAWTPEGRRLVTGASSGEFTLWNGLTFNFETILQAHDSPVRTMVWSHNESWMVTGDHAGYVKYWQSNMNNVKMFQAHKEAIRGLSFSPTDHKLATCSDDGTVRIWDFLRCHEERILRGHGADVKCVHWHPQKSLVISGSKDNQQPVKLWDPKTGQSLATLHAHKSTVMDVKWNENGNWLVTASRDHLLKLFDLRNLSQEVQTFRGHKKEASSVAWHPSHEGLFCSGGSDGAILFWHVGADKEVGAIEQAHDSIVWTLAWHPLGHILCSGSNDHTSKFWTRNRPGDLMRDKYNLNTLPAGSAGVDDHEIADEAAVIPGMGPEDRINADGEPEDKSGGIPGLDLDHAVDEGKKFANKKVPYSKPIPRNFQAQWNEMEAEDMEQVEALNAFVNQLIETTPGAVPLNEVTPNGIILYGKMIPVEPGSKLAEAISKGNDAINKLVFSGEIEELRDVVGPPDNMDDSEEYLQDDGEIDYSKVPDIELPPPLPSSKFAQNPELLKALNRGGKRKFDQLIGWSDGGASDRTSKIHQPVFGGVMTEDSQSSDTDLRYTGAKSNQHSNETNSFHSGQDEDLRKLPHGESTRNTNRDEDLRFNISSGPGRPSSRSDYDVRSNFADKDFRSSHGFSLKKPLDNDIYDDRDRDGGSRWDDEKSMNDGPRKGDGSFSSNFDKRDNMPIGIGISNNMPHLGNSISHISSHHNMQNINPNMTPPIPSLVPHPNMSQHPMQNKPLHPGMQGIDGPMHMMHHPNMHPGFGPNGPPPGNFGPNFRPPNGNFGPNQHFRPSPLPPFGPNQGPFGNNFQGLPNFRGPNSGPPNFDRPGFGPGFRGQNPGQNPANNFNSNFGNFGNKLGPNRGPMNRGPNDNNMGRMGRSGYNNRGRGRDGDQPRGIRGRDNY; encoded by the exons atgtcTGCAAATACTCAATTTGCAAATCCTCCACCAGCTATAAGTTTACCTAATATGTCTGTGCCACCTCCTGCTACTCCAAATTTATCAGCTCCACCTCCTAATTTAACTACTATAAACACATCTGGAAGTTACCAGCATCGATATACCAATCATAGGGATGGAGCAAGAGGATTTTTTAAACCATTTAGACCTTATCATGCACCCAAAATTGTTGCTGCTGGTCAAGATACATTACAAGATGAGTTTGATGGAAAAAGACTTCGGAAATCTGTTATGCGCAAAACTGTAGATTACAATTCTGCTATTATAAAGAGCTTAGAG aatcgaGTATGGCAGAGAGATTATAGGGACAGACGTGCCCTTCAACCAGATGTGATGTATTATCCTGATCTACTTCCACCACCTAGTTATGTTGATAATCCCATAAATGCAGTTACTACAAGATTTGTAAAAACTGCAACGAATAAAATGCGATGTCCTATCTTCTGTATGGCTTGGACACCAGAAGGAAGACGTCTTGTTACTGGTGCATCTAGTGGGGAATTTACTTTATGGAATGgtcttacatttaattttgaaactattttgcag GCACATGATAGTCCTGTGAGAACAATGGTATGGTCACACAATGAGAGCTGGATGGTTACAGGAGATCATGCAGGCTATGTGAAGTATTGGCAGAGCAACATGAACAACGTCAAGATGTTTCAGGCGCACAAAGAAGCGATTAGAGGACTCAG TTTCAGCCCAACGGATCACAAACTGGCAACATGCAGTGATGATGGAACTGTCAGAATTTGGGATTTTCTTCGGTGTCATGAAGAACGAATTCTCAGGG GTCATGGAGCTGATGTGAAGTGCGTACACTGGCATCCACAAAAAAGTCTAGTCATCTCTGGGAGCAAAGATAATCAGCAACCAGTTAAATTATGGGATCCAAAAACTGGACAGTCTCTTGCAACTTTACATGCGCATAAATCGACAGTTATGGATGTTAAATGGAACGAAAATGGAAATTGGCTAGTAACTGCGTCACGTGATCATTTGCTCAAATTGTTTGATCTTCGAAATTTAAGTCAAGAAGTTCAAACATTTCGTGGTCATAAAAAAGAAGCTTCTAGCGTTGCGTGGCATCCAAGTCACGAGGGTCTCTTTTGTAGTGGCGGTAGTGATGGAGCTATTTTATTTTGGCACGTCGG AGCTGATAAAGAAGTAGGTGCGATAGAACAAGCTCATGATAGTATAGTCTGGACATTAGCATGGCATCCATTAGGACACATTTTGTGTTCTGGTAGTAACGATCATACTTCAAAGTTTTGGACACGAAACAGACCTGGAGATTTAATGAGAgacaaatataatcttaatactTTACCTGCAGGATCGGCTGGTGTTGATGATCACGAAATTG CCGATGAAGCAGCCGTCATACCTGGTATGGGACCAGAAGATAGAATCAATGCTGATGGTGAACCAGAAGACAAAAGCGGTGGTATTCCTGGTTTAGATTTGGATCATGCAGTTGATGAAGGCAAGAAATTCGCTAATAAAAAAGTTCCATATAGCAAACCGATTCCAAGAAATTTTCAAGCTCAATGGAATGAAATGGAGGCAGAGGATATGGAGCAGGTAGAAGCTTTAAATGCATttgtaaatcaattaattgaaaCCACGCCAGGAGCAGTGCCTCTAAACGAAGTGACACCAAatggtattatattatatggaaaaatgaTTCCCGTTGAAC ccGGTTCTAAGTTAGCAGAAGCAATTAGTAAAGGAAACGATgccataaataaattagtattttcgggagaaatagaagaattacGGGACGTTGTAGGTCCACCGGATAACATGGACGATTCCGAAGAATATTTGCAAGACGACGGCGAAATAGATTATTCTAAAGTACCCGATATTGAACTTCCTCCACCTTTACCTAGTTCCAAGTTCGCACAGAATCCCGAATTATTAAAAGCTTTGAATCGTGGTGGAAAACGAAAGTTTGATCAACTAATCGGTTGGAGTGATGGTGGAGCCAGTGATCGAACGTCGAAGATTCATCAACCAGTTTTCGGCGGAGTGATGACAGAAGACTCACAATCTAGTGATACCGATTTAAGGTATACCGGAGCAAAGTCAAATCAACACTCCAACGAGACCAACTCTTTTCATAGTGGACAGGATGAAGATCTCAGGAAACTTCCTCATGGTGAAAGCACTAGAAATACAAATCGCGACGAGGACTTACGGTTTAATATATCCAGCGGACCTGGAAGGCCTAGTTCGCGTTCTGATTATGATGTAAGGAGTAATTTTGCAGATAAGGATTTTAGGAGTTCACATGGATTTTCTTTGAAGAAGCCTTTGGACAACGATATTTATGATGACAGAGATAGAGACGGTGGTTCGCGATGGGATGATGAAAAGTCGATGAATGATGGGCCCAGGAAAGGGGATGGTAGTTTCTCAAGCAATTTCGATAAACGCGATAATATGCCCATAGGTATAGGCATAAGTAACAATATGCCCCATTTAGGCAATAGTATATCTCATATATCGAGTCATCATAATATGCAGAATATTAATCCTAATATGACTCCTCCCATTCCAAGTTTAGTGCCACATCCAAATATGTCCCAGCATCCTATGCAGAATAAACCACTACATCCTGGTATGCAAGGAATTGATGGTCCCATGCACATGATGCATCATCCTAATATGCATCCTGGTTTTGGTCCTAATGGACCACCACCTGGAAATTTTGGTCCTAATTTTAGACCGCCAAATGGTAATTTTGGACCTAATCAACACTTTAGGCCGAGTCCGTTACCTCCATTTGGACCGAATCAAGGACCATTTGGTAACAATTTTCAAGGTTTGCCAAATTTTCGTGGACCAAATTCTGGTCCGCCCAATTTTGATCGACCTGGATTCGGTCCTGGTTTTCGAGGTCAGAATCCTGGACAAAATCcagcaaataattttaattcaaatttcggtaattttggaaataaactTGGACCTAATCGGGGTCCCATGAATAGGGGACCTAATGACAATAACATGGGAAGAATGGGAAGGAGTGGGTATAATAATCGCGGTAGAGGACGCGACGGTGATCAACCACGAGGCATTCGAGGAAgagataattattga
- the LOC724176 gene encoding uncharacterized protein LOC724176 isoform X1: protein MDNNCSITKLPHHIQQKLCNTRPPYRQGKRLTSVKVYTINDESKHLMICGVPKLQLGEEIKKLVESYGNIKKIHVVHDYPTEEFTEAYYIQYVHIQSARIAKRFIDDKNFYGGSLHVFYVPELESISETKEKLLQRQKDVNIRIKKNQQDLKNPNINKFTPKEQYNRRKRTPALPLTKERLIQQYPGKTLSSIYDGIPQNLDPRLVCQSNLPSTSFDYPSNASILKVPYHSTEAIIKTSVTKETTLKSNYTKNKRKNYKGQYINNNVKVRLVKPQLVDTNTIVKWDISNKNIFSNPKKIDSNITIKLIPKNDVEKKRIIIKDPSVSQLVQPSENLQLSIKEAKSQIRAAMQMNNKENP from the exons atggaTAATAATTGTAGTATAACAAAACTTCCTCATCATATACAACAAAAATTGTGTAATACACGACCTCCTTATAGACAGGGAAAAAGATTAACATCTGTGAAG gtttatacaataaatgatGAATCAAAACACTTAATGATATGTGGAGTACCAAAACTTCAATTAggtgaagaaataaaaaaacttgttgAATCTTatggtaatataaaaaaaattcatgtagTTCATGATTATCCCACAGAAGAGTTTACAGAagcatattatatacaatatgttCATATACAAAGTGCAAg AATAGCAAAACGATTcattgatgataaaaatttttatggagGTTCATTACATGTTTTTTATGTACCTGAACTTGAAAGTATCTCAGAAACTAAAGAAAAACTTCTTCAACGTCAAAAAGAtgtaaatatacgtataaaaaaaaatcaacaagaTCTAAAGAAtccaaatatcaataaatttactcccaa agaacaatataatagaagaaagagaacACCTGCTTTACCACTTACAAAAGAGCGTCTTATTCAACAGTATCCTGGAAAAACTTTATCATCTATTTATGATGGTATACCACAAAATCTAGATCCAAGACTAGTATGTCAATCCAATCTACCATCTACTTCATTTGACTATCCAAGTAATGCATCTATATTAAAAGTTCCTTACCATTCAACTGAagctattattaaaacaagtgTAACTAAAGAAACtacattaaaatcaaattatactaaaaacaaaagaaaaaattataaaggacaatatattaataataatgtaaaagttAGACTTGTTAAACCACAACTTGTAGATACAAATACTATAGTAAAATgggatatttcaaataaaaatatattttctaatccaaagaaaattgatagtaatataactattaaattaataccaAAAAATGATgttgagaaaaaaaggattataataaaagatccaag tgTATCCCAGTTGGTACAACCAAGTGAAAATctacaattatcaattaaagaaGCTAAATCGCAAATACGAGCGGCCATGCAAATGAATAACAAGGAAAAtccatga
- the LOC724176 gene encoding uncharacterized protein LOC724176 isoform X2 has product MICGVPKLQLGEEIKKLVESYGNIKKIHVVHDYPTEEFTEAYYIQYVHIQSARIAKRFIDDKNFYGGSLHVFYVPELESISETKEKLLQRQKDVNIRIKKNQQDLKNPNINKFTPKEQYNRRKRTPALPLTKERLIQQYPGKTLSSIYDGIPQNLDPRLVCQSNLPSTSFDYPSNASILKVPYHSTEAIIKTSVTKETTLKSNYTKNKRKNYKGQYINNNVKVRLVKPQLVDTNTIVKWDISNKNIFSNPKKIDSNITIKLIPKNDVEKKRIIIKDPSVSQLVQPSENLQLSIKEAKSQIRAAMQMNNKENP; this is encoded by the exons ATGATATGTGGAGTACCAAAACTTCAATTAggtgaagaaataaaaaaacttgttgAATCTTatggtaatataaaaaaaattcatgtagTTCATGATTATCCCACAGAAGAGTTTACAGAagcatattatatacaatatgttCATATACAAAGTGCAAg AATAGCAAAACGATTcattgatgataaaaatttttatggagGTTCATTACATGTTTTTTATGTACCTGAACTTGAAAGTATCTCAGAAACTAAAGAAAAACTTCTTCAACGTCAAAAAGAtgtaaatatacgtataaaaaaaaatcaacaagaTCTAAAGAAtccaaatatcaataaatttactcccaa agaacaatataatagaagaaagagaacACCTGCTTTACCACTTACAAAAGAGCGTCTTATTCAACAGTATCCTGGAAAAACTTTATCATCTATTTATGATGGTATACCACAAAATCTAGATCCAAGACTAGTATGTCAATCCAATCTACCATCTACTTCATTTGACTATCCAAGTAATGCATCTATATTAAAAGTTCCTTACCATTCAACTGAagctattattaaaacaagtgTAACTAAAGAAACtacattaaaatcaaattatactaaaaacaaaagaaaaaattataaaggacaatatattaataataatgtaaaagttAGACTTGTTAAACCACAACTTGTAGATACAAATACTATAGTAAAATgggatatttcaaataaaaatatattttctaatccaaagaaaattgatagtaatataactattaaattaataccaAAAAATGATgttgagaaaaaaaggattataataaaagatccaag tgTATCCCAGTTGGTACAACCAAGTGAAAATctacaattatcaattaaagaaGCTAAATCGCAAATACGAGCGGCCATGCAAATGAATAACAAGGAAAAtccatga
- the LOC100576863 gene encoding uncharacterized protein LOC100576863 isoform X2, producing MGNYVNKFFTHKTETYNNEIEKEEIKDSSAIDEVTVEKNMQTPPIIRKTLVTDPRSVTSGISRTPIEVNNTPVGLNKKIISAIPKHLQNKSYLETDIDKIMLCLTPKKHLVPKLIEVPKQNKNEENFLTPTSNNLNNKKIITDIEKERYNILGLDPRSPAADFDRTPILMPKSIERLRARSQECLHRQGSYDTDIFYPKFSYCEMSSQFNVTEVQVLADLDTSAVNSLHSVITDSDDKSNEPESSYSNNSVKTNFISEIEKELEDQNEVQSILEQDNCDDNNIKKNVEQKCIINNDIIKVWRDSLILDTFEESELNESDNVETTEKMSQINKEEVIITFDNDNTKDLIPKLINSENEKTKIDTIKKKKKIVKSEIKVTTDEKKSFIDKNENESIKIRTPLGNRSNNEQIQTLLTKSPQQVFKNRSIVSKILKENTPPHKKYFVKSKLNGVQWDADSTVII from the exons ATGggaaattatgttaataagttttttactCATAAAACTGAAACTTATAACAATgagattgaaaaagaagaaataaaagattcatCAGCGATAGATGAAGTaactgttgaaaaaaatatgcaaactCCACCAATAATTCGTAAAACATTAGTTACGGATCCTAGATCTGTAACGAGTGGAATAAGTAGAACACCAATTGAg gtGAATAATACACCTGttggattaaataaaaaaataatatcagcaATTCCAaaacatttacaaaataaatcatatttggaaacagatatagataaaataatgttatgttTAACTCCTAAAAAACATTTAGTGCCAAAATTAATAGAAGTTCCAAAG caaaataaaaatgaagaaaattttttaacaccaacaagtaataatttaaataataaaaaaataatcactgATATAGAAAAGGAACGTTATAATATTCTAGGACTTGATCCTAGATCTCCAGCAGCAGATTTTGATAGAACTCCAATTTTAATGCCAAAATCTATTGAACGTTTAAGAGCAAGATCTCAAGAATGTTTGCATAGACAAGGCAGTTATGAtacagatattttttatccaaaattttcatattgtgAAATGTCATCACAATTTAATGTTACTGAAGTACAAGTTTTAGCAGATTTAGACACATCTGCAGTAAATTCTTTACATTCAGTTATTACTGATTCTGATGACAAATCAAATGAACCTGAATCatcatattcaaataattcagttaaaactaattttatttcagaaattg AAAAAGAACTAGAAGATCAAAATGAAGTTCAAAGCATTTTAGAACAAGATAAttgtgatgataataatattaaaaagaatgtagaacaaaaatgtattattaataatgatataattaaagtatGGAGGGATTCATTAATATTGGATACATTCGAGGAATCAGAATTAAATGAATCAGATAATGTAGAAACTACAGAAAAAATGTCACAAATAAATAAGGAAGAAGTAATTATAACATTTGACAATGATAATACCAAAGActtaattccaaaattaattaattctgaaaatgaaaagacaaaaatagacacaattaaaaaaaagaaaaaaattgttaaatcagaaattaaagttacaacagatgaaaaaaaatcttttattgataaaaatgaaaatgaatccaTAAAg attcgaACTCCTCTTGGAAATCGTTCAAATAATGAACAAATACAAACACTGTTAACAAAGTCACCACAACAAGTGTTTAAGAATAGAAGTATTgtctcaaaaatattaaaagaaaatacaccaccgcataaaaaatattttgtaaaatctaaattaaatggTGTACAATGGGATGCAGATTCAactgttattatttaa
- the LOC100576863 gene encoding uncharacterized protein LOC100576863 isoform X1 encodes MGNYVNKFFTHKTETYNNEIEKEEIKDSSAIDEVTVEKNMQTPPIIRKTLVTDPRSVTSGISRTPIEVNNTPVGLNKKIISAIPKHLQNKSYLETDIDKIMLCLTPKKHLVPKLIEVPKQNKNEENFLTPTSNNLNNKKIITDIEKERYNILGLDPRSPAADFDRTPILMPKSIERLRARSQECLHRQGSYDTDIFYPKFSYCEMSSQFNVTEVQVLADLDTSAVNSLHSVITDSDDKSNEPESSYSNNSVKTNFISEIVEKELEDQNEVQSILEQDNCDDNNIKKNVEQKCIINNDIIKVWRDSLILDTFEESELNESDNVETTEKMSQINKEEVIITFDNDNTKDLIPKLINSENEKTKIDTIKKKKKIVKSEIKVTTDEKKSFIDKNENESIKIRTPLGNRSNNEQIQTLLTKSPQQVFKNRSIVSKILKENTPPHKKYFVKSKLNGVQWDADSTVII; translated from the exons ATGggaaattatgttaataagttttttactCATAAAACTGAAACTTATAACAATgagattgaaaaagaagaaataaaagattcatCAGCGATAGATGAAGTaactgttgaaaaaaatatgcaaactCCACCAATAATTCGTAAAACATTAGTTACGGATCCTAGATCTGTAACGAGTGGAATAAGTAGAACACCAATTGAg gtGAATAATACACCTGttggattaaataaaaaaataatatcagcaATTCCAaaacatttacaaaataaatcatatttggaaacagatatagataaaataatgttatgttTAACTCCTAAAAAACATTTAGTGCCAAAATTAATAGAAGTTCCAAAG caaaataaaaatgaagaaaattttttaacaccaacaagtaataatttaaataataaaaaaataatcactgATATAGAAAAGGAACGTTATAATATTCTAGGACTTGATCCTAGATCTCCAGCAGCAGATTTTGATAGAACTCCAATTTTAATGCCAAAATCTATTGAACGTTTAAGAGCAAGATCTCAAGAATGTTTGCATAGACAAGGCAGTTATGAtacagatattttttatccaaaattttcatattgtgAAATGTCATCACAATTTAATGTTACTGAAGTACAAGTTTTAGCAGATTTAGACACATCTGCAGTAAATTCTTTACATTCAGTTATTACTGATTCTGATGACAAATCAAATGAACCTGAATCatcatattcaaataattcagttaaaactaattttatttcagaaattg tagAAAAAGAACTAGAAGATCAAAATGAAGTTCAAAGCATTTTAGAACAAGATAAttgtgatgataataatattaaaaagaatgtagaacaaaaatgtattattaataatgatataattaaagtatGGAGGGATTCATTAATATTGGATACATTCGAGGAATCAGAATTAAATGAATCAGATAATGTAGAAACTACAGAAAAAATGTCACAAATAAATAAGGAAGAAGTAATTATAACATTTGACAATGATAATACCAAAGActtaattccaaaattaattaattctgaaaatgaaaagacaaaaatagacacaattaaaaaaaagaaaaaaattgttaaatcagaaattaaagttacaacagatgaaaaaaaatcttttattgataaaaatgaaaatgaatccaTAAAg attcgaACTCCTCTTGGAAATCGTTCAAATAATGAACAAATACAAACACTGTTAACAAAGTCACCACAACAAGTGTTTAAGAATAGAAGTATTgtctcaaaaatattaaaagaaaatacaccaccgcataaaaaatattttgtaaaatctaaattaaatggTGTACAATGGGATGCAGATTCAactgttattatttaa